In Mobula hypostoma chromosome 23, sMobHyp1.1, whole genome shotgun sequence, the genomic window cccctcctggtttcaccaatcaccttgtggttcttcctctcctccccctaccttctcatctttttttggtCCTGGTGAAGGgaatcggcctgaaacatcgactgtttattcctttttatagatgctgcctggcctgctgagttcctgcagcattttgtgtgtgttgcccattaTTCTGCTGCAGTTTTGCTGATAAACTTTTAATTTCAGTTTACCTTTTAGAGCCAAGTTTCTGCTGTTGCTACCGTATCATACTGTGACACGGCAATAGCTGTGCTTAGAATTCTCTTAGCTTACTTACCACAGTCTGAATATTTACATACATTCAGTAACAAAACAATAAACaccccaccaatctttgtatgtGTTTGCATGTTTCCAAATTGAATGGCAAATAACTTCATTTGTGGTATTCACATAAATTTGAATGACAATAGTGCTCGAAAATAAtagcattttcttttctttcacaAGGCATTCAGAACTGCGTGTTGTATTTATAACCTGCACTATTCTAATCAACCTATTTAGGGAATGGTCACTTTATTCGTCATCTCTAAGATAAGAATGCTATTTTAGGAAAACTGACGATTCATATGAAATCTCAGTAGCTTTTGAGTGGGTCAGATATATTTCCCTTACCATGTTATATTCGAAAAACTTCCAAATgtgttcttcattgttgtttcctcttgactgaatgttttgatggctctctctttctccttatcATAGCCAACCCTTACTCTGAACCACGGTAAATGAACGAGCCACTACATTCATGCCTCAAACTGTCCAAAAGTATTTTCTTCGATCTGGTTTTAAGACTAGCCAAAAGCCATCAGCTCTTACATTATTGGCTTCACCCTTTAAACCGTGATAAAGATTCAAAGTAAGTTCCAGACCAGACACATATTGTCACTTAGCACACTATGGCATATTGGTATGTCTAGCAGTATTCAGGATATTTGTTTACCCACAGAGTCAACCCTCACAAAACTATTCTTTGGTGTCTGGATTCACTATCCTCAGAAGCTTTGTCCCAAGAAACCTGCTTTAACGTTCACTAGTCGGCTACAATGTGCTATTATTGTAAGTACTTAATTCAACTGAAATATTTTTGGACTCAAAATATTTAAGTAAACAATATCATTGTTGCTATTGAATCACCTGCTATTATATTTGCTCATAAGAGTATGAAACTTGATGTACTTCAAGTTCAGGGAGATTCAACTGTAATTCTCCCAGGAGATGGTATGCAACCACTGGGAGTGATTTACAGCAATCAACTATCCTATCGATAACATATCTTTAGGATGTTTATGGAAATCAAAACACATTTGGAAATCCATGCTTTCATAGCGAAAACTTGCaaagtccacatagacagcacccagGTTGTtggacacaaaatactctgcagatgctggggtcaaagcaacactcacaacacgctggaggaactcagcaggtcgggcagcatctgtgaaaacgatcagtcaacatttcgggctggaacccttcgtcaggactgaagagggaaggggcagaggccctataaagaagatggggggagggtgggaaggagaaggctggtaggttccaggtgaaaaaccagtaaggggaaagataaaggggtgggggaggggaagcagggaggggataggcaggaaaggtgaagaaggaataggggacaacacaatgggtagtagaaggaggcagaaccatgagggacgtgataggcagctgggggagggggcagagtgacatagggatagaggaagggagggggagggaattaccggaagttgaagaattctatgttcataccaaggggctggagactacctagatggtatatgaggtgttgttcctccaacctgagtttagcctcatcttggcagtagaggaggccatgtatggacatatctgaatgggaatgtgaaacagagttgaagtgggtggtaaccgggagatcctgtctgttgtggtggacggagcggaggtgctcgacgaagcggtcccccaatctgcgtcgggtttcaccgatgtagaggaggccgcaccgggagcaccggatgcaatagatgaccccaacagactcacaagtgaagtgttgcctcacctggaaggactgtttggggccctgaatggtggcaagagaggaggtgtagggacaggtgtagcacttacgcttacagggataagtgccgggtgggagatccgtggggaggatcagggagtcgcggagggaccgatccctgcagaaagcggagaggggtggagagggaaagatgtgcttagtgatggggtcctgttgaaagtggcagaagttgcagaggataatgtgccggatccagaggctggtggggtggtaggtgaggacaaagggaactctGTTCCTgttagggtggcgggaggatggggtgagggccagagtgcgggaaatggaggagatgcgggttaGGGCATCCCAGGTTGTTGGAACTGCGCAGCAGCTACACAACCTGCTGCGCTACTGTGCTGTCCAACATAGTGACAGCTCCTGGCTGAGCCATGTTGAATGACGGTAAATGCAGCTGGGTACATAAGTTTTAAGGAAGCTTTCAAAAGATGGTAAGAACTTTAGAGGATGAGAACTGCAAGAACGTTTTGAGATAAGGTCATGTGTTTTCAAATGTGTCAGCAATGTGAAAGATCGGAAGACTATAATGTTTAAAGAATCAAAAAGAAATGTTTGAAGAGTCAAAAAGGCCACCCTAAACTAAATGAATTGTGCACTTTGAATTCCATTTGCAGGGAAGGTCCATTTTACTGGAAAGTTGCTGACTTAAGCTGTATGAAATGATAGCTCTGTTTGTAACTGGAATCTTCTTAAACTATCCAGCATTGCACAACTGGGGTGGGGTTGGTGAGAGAGAACAGGTTAGTGAAGACAACTCGAAGGCATAGGCTTAAGATGACAAGTGAGAAATTTCAAGGGAATCTTTGGTGTGAGTTTTTCCCACACACAGGgtggtggatctatggaatgagctgccagagaaagcggTAGACAGTGGGAGGAACAAGTATTgccttttaaaagacatttggacaggtacacagagaggaAAGGTTTAAAAGTATACGGGTCAAATCATAGTACATAGGTCAAATCATAGTACATGGGCCAATGAGATTATCTTAAATAGGCAACCTGCTCAACATGGACGAATTGAGCAAtttccatgcaacacacacaatgctggaggaactcagcaggccaggcagcatctatggaaaagagtaaacagttgatgctttgggctgagacccttcatcaggacttctagcacccgcagattttctcttgtttgcgagtCATTTCCATGTTGTGTAACTCTACAAACCTATGAAACATTTACGTATCACCCAAAGCAGTTTCTGGGTTTTGAAGTTTCAATATGATCTCTAGATGATAGCTAGTAACAGATTGACACTACCATAAATGGAAAAAAATAGCTATCGTTCTCAGGCAACTTGTAGTTTCTTTTGAAGAACAGTGCAGACCAAGAGAACATGCATCTTGTAATGGCAAAGGTaggattaaaaaaaacatctgtTTTATTTTGATCAAATATAACAATGGCAAGCACTATGACAACCAAATTACCACTGAAGTCAGCTCAGCATATTTTACTGATTTTCTGTAGTAAAACTGAACGCTGTTCTTCACTGACCAGATTCTCTGCAATGGAATGGAGGAAGTGTTTTTCATTGATCTTCTTAAGTAACCCAGTAGTAGAGGTATTGGCCAACATCAGGGTCTCATACTGAGAAAGCAGCTCCAAGGATACATAATACAGAGAATCAGAGGTCCCAGAGGGCATCATCACCATAATATGAATTACGTGACAAAAAAGTTGCACAATCACAAAGCTGGCTTCTTGATTCCCATCAACATTCTGAGCTGCAAGTCCTTTGAGTTTGCACTTCACCGACTCTAAAATGTCTGACACGCTGCTGGCACACTGCCGTGCTACGTACTTCCACCCTGATGTCAGAAGCCAGTCAGAGCAGCTACAACTGCAGATCAGCTGAAAGGCTCGGAGCAGGAGCTGAGAGAACTGCAAGTGATGCGCAAAAGGCCGGAGGTTAAGCAGCGGCAGGTAATGAACGTATTCCAGAGTAAATGGCACATGAAGTAATTCGCGCTGTAGAAGGCTCTTCACAACGTGGTTGAGACGTTTCCATTCACCTGAACTGCACCACGGCAGGAGCTGGATCAGCGCAATTAGAAAGCCCTTGGTGAACATGTTGACTTCCTCATCATTTTTTGCATCAATTACTAGATGGGACAACATCTGCTCCATCATGTGTGTGGAAACACTACAACACTCCATCCAGGCCAGGAGCCCAGTACCTGGACCATACTGTGGAAGGTTGAGTGGTGACCAACCATCATCAGAAAGGTCACACACCTCAAACAACGTGGCAGGTACCTCATATTTAAAATGTCCCCCAAAGATGCTCTTTAACCAAAGGCGCACAGTCCAGTCCAAATGTTCGGTTTCCCTGTACAGCCAACAAACAGAAGTTGACCACATATCCGGATTTACAGAAATTATCTGTTCAACGGCATCACACACCATTTCCAACGTCTCAGTTAGGAGAGCTTTTGTTTCTATTGAAACATGATTGGATGCCTTAGTACTATGGTCCTCCCAGCACAAGATGCAGCTGTCCAGGAGCTGAGAAAGGGCATAGATGAGAGGAAATGGGCAGCAGCCGAGTAGCCAGTGCTCCTTGGTTCCGTCGTCAGTCGTAGACAGTTTTAAAGCACTGTTAAGAACCTTGAGAGGAAACACGATCTTGGAATCGCCTCCTGCCAAGTAAGGAAGAACAAACATCTTTACAACATGTGCGGGCTGGAGAAGTGGAATTGGGGGTTCTTGATCAACGACCTCTGCAGGTTCCATCAGCAATGTCAGGAACTCAAGAAACTGGTGTTCCTCCTTGGCGCTGGCGAAGCTGTCAAAGCTAACTTCCAAAAGACACTTTGCCAAAATATTTTGCCCTTCTGAGGACTGATCGTCCTTGCAAGACAGTGCTGGTAGGTTCTTCAGGATCTGGCCAAAAAGCTTGTGAGCACCCAGATTCACGGCGGCCAAGTGGCACATTTTCTGCAGGGTGGCTTCTGGATTTAAAAAAGCAACCCTAACAACAGCAGTCACAGCTTTATCAATGCTATTTACTGCCTCACTCTGGGTAATACAATTGAACACCATGTTCACCTCTTCCTCAAACCAATTCTTCACTACTCCTCCGTCTCTACAGAGGCCCTTGCCACCATAGGCAGACAGTACTCCCAAGAGGGCTTTATTTTTGTCTGCGACTGAGAGCGCAGACAGACAATCCAAAATCACATTCTTCAATCGTTTGACTTTTGATGGTTCAGTGGTCACACAAGGGGACCTATCGGTAAGTGTTCCAGCTAACTTCAAAACTAAAACAGTGCTTTGATAaatctctttattcctttcaagGCATTCGAGCCAGCCGCACTCTGAAAAAGCCCAGCTGGGAGTTGACACAAATATTTCTCTTATCTCTTCAAACCGTTCCATTCTACTATCAATTATTGTTAAAGCCGCAGACATCTTCACTTTATCTACAGTAGCGGCATCATCTGGCAATATACAGGAATCAAACTTCTGGACAAAGGAAGATGAACTCAGTACTAAATCAGATAGAATTTCCTTTGTATTTTGAGGAACCACCTCGCAATTTTGAAACAATGGGCTGACTTGATTTAGGTATTTCAAACTTTCGACTGTTCTATACAAAGCAAGGCGTCCGCTCACAGTGTCATTCTCCAGCTCAGTTTGGATTTCAGGTGCCCACGACTGGAAGATGTCTGCAAGTAATTCAACCCCTGGAGCTAATTCACCCTGTGGCAATTGGAACGCAGACTTTTGGTAGGAGGCTCTCAGTTCCCTCTCTGACTTCTTTACAATCGAGATGAAATCTGTGGTAACTGGAAATGGTTGGACCAAGGGATTACCTAACACAATCAGACTGGAAAGTTTCTGCAAATACACCTCAGTGGGCAGCTCAACaccaccatcaggaagcaggGACCTGCATAAAGTGTCTATTAGTTTTACTATAGCAGAACATTTATAAACATACTGTGTTACATGAGCTTTCATCTGCTTGAGTCCATCTAGAAACAGAGGAGGGATGGACAGGTCGCCCGAGGATCCAGGCAAGCTCACTGGAGGGAGCAAAGGAATATCAGGATCTAGTTTGAGCCTTTTCGGCGAACGGCAGAATTCATCAGCTGATCGTGCCAGGTACTTTTTAACCTCATCTCCAAACGTTTGAGCAATTTCATCCCTCTGCCCTTCATTCACCTTCAGCAGTTCCCACCATACATCCAGAAAGACTCCCACATCTTCATCAGAAGTGTCATCAAGAACGTGATCCAGAAAACGGGTCATCTCCAGGCGGCATGTGTCTGCGGGTAATGCAGACAGCAATTTAACAAAGTCTTCTGCAGCCCTCAATGATTTTACCAGCTCAAACAGCACAGTGTGATTGATCTCAGGAATCATGCCTTCTGCGGAAAAGAAGAGGTCTTCCTTCCATCTCCGGTCACTCTCGGCATCGGAATTTACCTTCTCCTTCATGCCAGCTTCATTTGCATTAGAATTCAGCAGCTTTGCCCACACAAGTGCCAGCACTTTCTCCTGCCACAGCTTTGTTGGACCCTGCACCACATCTGCCTCATTGATACAGATTTCTTGCACAGCACAAACAATGGGTTTTCCTAAGGTAGGCCAATCAGATTTCTTCACTTCCAAAAGTGTTCCATGTTGACTCTTCTTCTCAGCCAACAGAAAGCCACCATGGAGGACTGCCATCTTCTCACAACAAATCCAAGACCCTATAAAACCAGAACAATTCCCAATTACTCAATACAGTAATAATTaaggttttttttaagtttaagcCAACTGCATTTGCTTACTCCATTAAAAGCATCCTAATGTGGTTTAAATAAAAGATGACACAAAGCTATGTTGGGATTTTAGGTGAGCAGCAGCTTAATCAAAGAAGTAGGTTTTCAGGAAGAGTTAGAGAAAGAGAGTATGCTGGAGAAGTTCAAGGAGGCACTTTGAGAGCTCGGACCCAAGTGGCCACAATGGGGAAGTGCAGAGAAACTGACATGGCTAACTCACTGACGAGGAAGTGTGCAGTTCTCAATACCTACAAAACCCATGTATAATTATAGCATTTGACCAGCAGTTTAGGAGTGTTTGCAATAAAATACATAAATTTACCAGCAGGAATACTCAAATACATcagaaccaccaggctcttgaacaaaaggaaatAACT contains:
- the gemin4 gene encoding gem-associated protein 4, whose translation is MEWGSWICCEKMAVLHGGFLLAEKKSQHGTLLEVKKSDWPTLGKPIVCAVQEICINEADVVQGPTKLWQEKVLALVWAKLLNSNANEAGMKEKVNSDAESDRRWKEDLFFSAEGMIPEINHTVLFELVKSLRAAEDFVKLLSALPADTCRLEMTRFLDHVLDDTSDEDVGVFLDVWWELLKVNEGQRDEIAQTFGDEVKKYLARSADEFCRSPKRLKLDPDIPLLPPVSLPGSSGDLSIPPLFLDGLKQMKAHVTQYVYKCSAIVKLIDTLCRSLLPDGGVELPTEVYLQKLSSLIVLGNPLVQPFPVTTDFISIVKKSERELRASYQKSAFQLPQGELAPGVELLADIFQSWAPEIQTELENDTVSGRLALYRTVESLKYLNQVSPLFQNCEVVPQNTKEILSDLVLSSSSFVQKFDSCILPDDAATVDKVKMSAALTIIDSRMERFEEIREIFVSTPSWAFSECGWLECLERNKEIYQSTVLVLKLAGTLTDRSPCVTTEPSKVKRLKNVILDCLSALSVADKNKALLGVLSAYGGKGLCRDGGVVKNWFEEEVNMVFNCITQSEAVNSIDKAVTAVVRVAFLNPEATLQKMCHLAAVNLGAHKLFGQILKNLPALSCKDDQSSEGQNILAKCLLEVSFDSFASAKEEHQFLEFLTLLMEPAEVVDQEPPIPLLQPAHVVKMFVLPYLAGGDSKIVFPLKVLNSALKLSTTDDGTKEHWLLGCCPFPLIYALSQLLDSCILCWEDHSTKASNHVSIETKALLTETLEMVCDAVEQIISVNPDMWSTSVCWLYRETEHLDWTVRLWLKSIFGGHFKYEVPATLFEVCDLSDDGWSPLNLPQYGPGTGLLAWMECCSVSTHMMEQMLSHLVIDAKNDEEVNMFTKGFLIALIQLLPWCSSGEWKRLNHVVKSLLQRELLHVPFTLEYVHYLPLLNLRPFAHHLQFSQLLLRAFQLICSCSCSDWLLTSGWKYVARQCASSVSDILESVKCKLKGLAAQNVDGNQEASFVIVQLFCHVIHIMVMMPSGTSDSLYYVSLELLSQYETLMLANTSTTGLLKKINEKHFLHSIAENLVSEEQRSVLLQKISKIC